Below is a genomic region from Deinococcus koreensis.
TTGATCACGCTGCCCGAGCCGCCGGGAGCGCCCGCCTCGGGGCTCACGCCGGTCGCCTGCGCGATGGTGTCCTCGGCCACCACATCCGACAGGGCGAAGCCCAGGTGATCGCGTTCGAACCCGCGTGATTTCAGGGCCTCCAGAGCAGTCTGGGCCTGCGAGGGCTCGCGGAAGAGGGCAACGACGCTTTCCATACCCTAGATGTTTAGCATGTCGGGCCCCCGGGCGGGGAGGGACAAACGCGCCGGACGCTGAGCGTTCTTTTGCCTTTGGGGGCCTCGTCGGGGGAAGAGGGACGTCCGGGCGCTCCACAGGTACGTTTGCCTGCCAGGCGCTCCCTATACTGCGGACATGACCGCCAGGGCAGCTCTCAGCGTGCCGGACGCCGCCTTCGAGGCGCGGCTGCGCGAGGTGCTGCGTTCGAAGGTGGAATTCATCGAACTGATCGGAGAGGATCTGGTCGCGGCCGGCGGCAAGCGCACCCGGCCGCTGATCACCTTCCTGTCGGCGCAGCTGCTGGGCGCCTCGCCCGGCGGGCCGGACTGGAAGTATGTGCAGGACGTCGGCGTGTGCGTGGAGCTGCTGCACTCGGCCTCACTGCTGCACGACGACCTGATCGACGACGCCGACACCCGGCGCGGGCATCAGGCGGCCTTCCGGCGGTTTGGCAACGTGGTCAGCGTGATGAGCGGCGACTTCATGCTCTCGCGGCTGCTGATGCTGCTCTCGCAGATGCCGGGCAGCGCGCCCCTGACCCGCGCCTTCGGCGAGACCGCCTCGGTGATCTGCGAGGGCGAGGTGCTGCAGTTTCAGGTCGCGGCCTATCAGGACTACTCGCTGGAGCAC
It encodes:
- a CDS encoding polyprenyl synthetase family protein, translating into MTARAALSVPDAAFEARLREVLRSKVEFIELIGEDLVAAGGKRTRPLITFLSAQLLGASPGGPDWKYVQDVGVCVELLHSASLLHDDLIDDADTRRGHQAAFRRFGNVVSVMSGDFMLSRLLMLLSQMPGSAPLTRAFGETASVICEGEVLQFQVAAYQDYSLEHYLSVIHGKTAALTELAARSPALLLGARPEQAQALATFGLEYGLAFQMQDDLLDLAGEEALIGKPVGGDLREGKATLPLLYLLDGPHGAEVRAVLERRAAQDGDVARVRELAVQGGAFTRTREEIRRRAALAAAALGVFPPSEAREGLERLAHKEIERAR